In Carassius auratus strain Wakin chromosome 36, ASM336829v1, whole genome shotgun sequence, the following are encoded in one genomic region:
- the LOC113055714 gene encoding transcription factor HES-5-like: MAPTVCKLTQTGQEKTKVRKPVVEKMRRDRINRCIEQLKVLLKAEIKASQPCAKLEKADVLEMAVFYLKSNTCPSVHAQSYTHGFSRCTEETGRFMVQQNAKPVLKGQCDTTQRARVSVEDSCQITSKSSGEHVLWRPW, translated from the exons ATGGCTCCCACTGTCTGCAAACTGACTCAGACTGGACAAGAAAAAACTAAA gtgAGGAAACCAGTGGTGGAAAAGATGCGCAGAGATCGTATTAACAGATGCATCGAACAGCTTAAGGTTCTCCTGAAAGCCGAGATAAAAGCCAGCCAGCCCTGTGCTAAACTAGAGAAGGCTGATGTTCTGGAAATGGCTGTGTTTTACCTGAAGAGCAACACCTGTCCGAGCGTGCATGCGCAGAGCTACACGCACGGGTTCTCCAGGTGTACAGAGGAGACCGGGAGATTTATGGTGCAACAGAACGCCAAGccagttttaaagggacagtgtgACACAACACAGCGAGCCAGAGTAAGCGTGGAAGACAGCTGTCAGATCACATCAAAGAGCAGCGGAGAACATGTGCTCTGGAGACCCTGGTGA